One segment of Herbaspirillum hiltneri N3 DNA contains the following:
- the pheA gene encoding prephenate dehydratase translates to MSDDKLLPLRQKIDAIDAQILDLLNQRARVAQEVGHVKAETNAPVFRPEREAQVLRKAAERNPGPLLGSDIQTIFREVMSACRALEKRVVVAYLGPEGTFSEQAVYQQFGHAVEGLPCVSIDEVFRDAEAGTADFGVVPIENSSEGVINRTLDLLLQTTLRISGEISIPVHHSLMTKVGGMQGVTRICAHSQALAQCNAWLNQNYPGIERQAVASNAEAARIAGEDTTVAAIAGEIAGQKYGLQTVNAHIQDDPHNRTRFAVIGRLQTAPSGRDQTSIVLSVPNKAGAVYNLLAPLARHGVSMTRFESRPARMGAWEYYFYVDLEGHEQDDKVAKALAELKENAAFFKLLGSYPFTV, encoded by the coding sequence ATGAGTGACGATAAACTCTTGCCCTTGCGTCAGAAGATCGACGCCATCGACGCGCAAATCCTTGATTTGCTGAACCAGCGCGCACGCGTCGCGCAGGAAGTCGGGCACGTCAAGGCCGAGACCAACGCGCCGGTGTTCCGTCCCGAGCGTGAAGCGCAAGTGCTGCGCAAGGCCGCCGAGCGCAACCCGGGGCCGCTGCTGGGCAGCGACATCCAGACGATTTTCCGTGAAGTCATGTCGGCCTGCCGCGCGCTGGAAAAACGCGTCGTGGTGGCCTATCTCGGTCCCGAAGGCACCTTCAGCGAACAAGCCGTGTACCAGCAGTTCGGCCATGCCGTCGAAGGCTTGCCGTGCGTTTCGATCGACGAGGTCTTCCGCGATGCAGAAGCCGGCACCGCCGATTTCGGCGTGGTGCCGATCGAGAATTCTTCCGAAGGCGTGATCAACCGTACGCTTGATCTGCTGCTGCAGACCACGTTGCGCATCAGCGGCGAGATTTCGATTCCCGTGCATCACAGCCTGATGACCAAGGTCGGCGGCATGCAAGGCGTGACGCGCATTTGCGCGCATTCGCAGGCGCTGGCGCAATGCAATGCGTGGCTGAACCAGAACTATCCGGGTATCGAACGCCAGGCCGTGGCGTCCAACGCCGAAGCTGCACGCATCGCCGGCGAAGATACTACGGTGGCCGCCATCGCCGGTGAAATCGCCGGGCAGAAATACGGTCTGCAAACCGTCAATGCGCACATCCAGGACGATCCGCACAACCGCACGCGCTTTGCCGTCATCGGCCGTCTGCAAACCGCGCCGTCCGGTCGCGATCAGACCTCCATCGTGCTATCCGTGCCGAACAAGGCCGGCGCTGTCTACAACCTGCTGGCGCCGCTGGCCAGGCATGGCGTGTCGATGACGCGCTTCGAGTCGCGTCCGGCGCGCATGGGGGCGTGGGAATACTATTTCTACGTCGACCTGGAAGGTCACGAGCAAGACGACAAAGTCGCCAAGGCGCTGGCCGAGCTCAAGGAGAACGCGGCGTTCTTCAAGCTGCTCGGCTCTTACCCTTTTACCGTATAA
- the cmk gene encoding (d)CMP kinase, protein MNAANIPVIAIDGPTASGKGTVAQKVARQLGFHYLDSGALYRLTALSAIRRGIAMNDEHGLAKSAEHLNCHFDGGHIFLANEDVSQAIRAEEVGNTASKIAVLATVRHALYGLQLSFRKAPGLVADGRDMGTVIFPHAPLKVFLTASVEARAQRRYKQLIDKGFPANMEDLSKDLRERDARDMNRASAPLKPAEGAYLLDTSEMTADEAVRQVLSWYAAL, encoded by the coding sequence ATGAACGCGGCAAATATTCCCGTCATCGCCATTGACGGCCCGACCGCATCGGGCAAGGGTACAGTGGCACAAAAGGTCGCCCGGCAACTGGGCTTCCATTATCTCGATTCGGGTGCCTTGTACCGCCTGACGGCGTTGTCGGCGATCCGCCGCGGCATCGCAATGAATGACGAGCACGGTCTTGCCAAGAGCGCCGAGCACCTCAACTGCCATTTCGACGGCGGCCATATCTTCCTGGCCAATGAAGACGTTTCCCAGGCCATCCGGGCCGAAGAAGTGGGCAATACGGCATCGAAAATTGCCGTTCTGGCAACAGTGCGGCATGCGCTGTACGGCCTGCAATTGAGTTTTCGCAAGGCGCCCGGCCTGGTCGCGGATGGTCGCGACATGGGCACGGTAATCTTTCCGCATGCTCCCCTGAAGGTGTTTTTGACCGCCAGCGTCGAGGCGAGGGCGCAAAGACGCTATAAGCAATTGATTGACAAGGGTTTTCCTGCTAATATGGAAGACCTCTCCAAGGACCTGCGGGAACGCGATGCGCGCGATATGAATCGCGCCTCGGCCCCGCTCAAGCCGGCGGAGGGTGCTTATCTACTGGATACTTCCGAGATGACGGCCGATGAGGCTGTCAGGCAGGTACTCAGCTGGTACGCGGCTTTATAA
- the rpsA gene encoding 30S ribosomal protein S1, with protein MSTTTVLAPGAAGADAFAALFEESLSRQDMRSGEVISAEVVRLDHNFVIVNAGLKSEAFIPIEEFKNDNGELEVNVGDFISVAIESLENGFGDTILSRDKAKRLASWLSLEKAMESGEIVVGTVNGKVKGGLTVLTNGIRAFLPGSLVDTRPVKDTTPFEGKTLEFKVIKLDRKRNNVVLSRRAVIEASMGEERQKLMETLKEGTVVTGVVKNITDYGAFVDLGGIDGLLHITDLAWRRVRHPSEVLTVGQEITAKVLKYDQEKNRVSLGVKQLGDDPWTGLSRRYPQGTRLFGKVTNLTDYGAFVEVEQGIEGLVHVSEMDWTNKNVAPNKVVQLGDEVEVMVLEIDEERRRISLGMKQCKANPWDDFAVTHKKGDKVKGAIKSITDFGVFIGLTGNIDGLVHLSDLSWTETGEEAVRKFKKGDELEAVVLAIDVERERVSLGVKQLEGDPFNNFAAMNDKGALVNGTVKSVEPKGAVIQLSEEVEGYLRASEISRDRVEDAGTHLKVGDSVEALVINIDRKARSIQLSIKAKDNAETQEAMQKMSSDSSAASGTTSLGALLKAKLDNKN; from the coding sequence ATGTCTACCACTACTGTCCTGGCTCCTGGAGCCGCTGGCGCTGATGCATTTGCAGCGCTGTTTGAAGAATCGCTGTCACGTCAAGACATGCGTTCTGGTGAAGTCATTTCGGCTGAAGTCGTCCGCCTCGACCATAACTTCGTTATCGTCAACGCCGGCCTGAAGTCCGAAGCCTTCATTCCTATCGAAGAATTCAAAAATGACAACGGCGAACTCGAAGTCAACGTCGGCGATTTCATCTCCGTCGCGATCGAATCGCTGGAAAACGGTTTCGGCGACACTATCCTGTCGCGTGACAAGGCCAAGCGTCTGGCATCGTGGCTCTCGCTCGAAAAGGCGATGGAGTCCGGCGAGATCGTCGTTGGTACTGTCAATGGCAAGGTCAAGGGCGGCCTGACCGTTCTGACCAACGGCATCCGTGCCTTCCTGCCAGGCTCGCTGGTGGATACACGTCCGGTCAAGGACACAACGCCTTTCGAAGGCAAGACCCTGGAATTCAAGGTCATCAAGCTGGATCGCAAGCGCAACAACGTCGTGTTGTCGCGTCGCGCCGTCATCGAAGCGTCGATGGGCGAAGAGCGTCAAAAGCTGATGGAAACCCTGAAAGAAGGCACCGTGGTTACCGGCGTCGTCAAGAACATCACCGACTACGGCGCGTTCGTGGATCTGGGTGGCATCGACGGCCTGCTGCACATCACCGATCTGGCATGGCGTCGTGTGCGTCACCCGTCGGAAGTGCTTACAGTCGGTCAAGAGATCACTGCCAAGGTCCTCAAGTACGATCAAGAGAAGAACCGCGTTTCGCTGGGCGTCAAGCAACTGGGCGACGATCCATGGACCGGTCTGTCCCGTCGCTACCCGCAAGGCACACGCCTGTTCGGTAAGGTCACCAACCTGACAGACTACGGCGCATTCGTCGAAGTCGAGCAAGGTATCGAAGGCCTGGTGCACGTTTCCGAAATGGACTGGACCAACAAGAACGTCGCGCCTAACAAGGTTGTTCAGCTGGGCGACGAAGTTGAAGTCATGGTTCTGGAAATCGACGAAGAGCGTCGCCGTATCAGCCTGGGCATGAAGCAATGCAAGGCCAATCCATGGGACGATTTCGCGGTCACCCACAAGAAGGGCGACAAGGTCAAGGGCGCCATCAAGTCGATCACTGACTTCGGCGTGTTCATCGGCCTGACCGGCAACATCGACGGTCTGGTTCACCTGTCCGACCTGTCCTGGACTGAAACCGGCGAAGAAGCCGTGCGCAAGTTCAAGAAGGGCGACGAACTGGAAGCAGTTGTTCTGGCGATTGACGTCGAGCGTGAGCGCGTTTCCCTGGGCGTCAAGCAACTGGAAGGCGATCCGTTCAACAACTTCGCTGCAATGAACGACAAGGGCGCACTGGTCAATGGTACGGTCAAGTCGGTCGAGCCTAAGGGCGCAGTGATCCAGTTGTCGGAAGAAGTCGAAGGCTACCTGCGTGCATCCGAAATCTCGCGCGATCGCGTTGAAGATGCCGGTACCCACCTGAAGGTCGGCGACAGCGTTGAAGCGCTGGTCATCAACATCGACCGCAAGGCACGCAGCATCCAATTGTCCATCAAGGCTAAGGACAACGCTGAGACTCAGGAAGCAATGCAAAAGATGTCTTCGGACTCCAGCGCCGCTTCCGGTACTACCAGCCTGGGTGCACTGCTGAAGGCAAAGCTCGACAACAAGAACTGA
- a CDS encoding prephenate dehydrogenase, whose product MKKIVVFGVGLIGGSFALALKKAGAAAHVVGVGRSETSLLRAKELGIIDEASTSVSDAVQGADLILLAAPVAQTGVILSSIAPHLQAGTVVTDAGSTKADVVAAARAALGDKIGQFVPGHPIAGREQNGPDAALADLYVGKKTVITALDENSEQDVERVAQAWQACGAVIHRLSPQEHDAVFASVSHLPHLLAYALVDDIASKPHAPILFQYAASGFRDFTRIAGSSPEMWRDISLANRAALLHELDAYLVQLIRMRKMLVERDSDGLEKIYANAQQARHNWTAAIETAERQSKEGGD is encoded by the coding sequence GTGAAGAAAATTGTTGTCTTCGGCGTCGGCCTGATCGGCGGTTCGTTTGCGCTGGCGCTGAAAAAAGCCGGTGCGGCTGCTCATGTGGTCGGCGTCGGCCGCAGCGAAACATCGCTATTGCGTGCGAAAGAACTGGGTATCATTGACGAAGCAAGCACGTCGGTCTCCGATGCGGTGCAGGGTGCGGATCTGATCTTGCTGGCGGCGCCGGTGGCGCAGACAGGCGTCATCCTGTCGAGCATTGCGCCGCATCTGCAAGCCGGCACCGTGGTGACCGATGCCGGCAGCACCAAGGCCGACGTGGTGGCGGCTGCGCGCGCGGCGCTGGGCGACAAGATCGGGCAATTCGTGCCCGGCCATCCGATTGCAGGACGCGAGCAGAACGGTCCCGATGCGGCGCTGGCCGATTTGTACGTCGGCAAGAAGACCGTCATCACGGCGCTCGATGAGAATTCCGAACAAGACGTCGAACGCGTGGCGCAAGCCTGGCAGGCCTGCGGTGCAGTCATCCATCGCCTCAGCCCGCAAGAACACGACGCGGTATTTGCCTCCGTCAGCCATTTGCCGCACCTGCTGGCGTATGCGCTGGTCGACGATATCGCCTCCAAGCCGCATGCGCCGATTCTGTTTCAGTACGCTGCGAGCGGCTTCCGAGATTTCACGCGCATTGCCGGTTCGTCGCCTGAAATGTGGCGCGATATTTCGCTGGCCAATCGCGCCGCGTTGCTGCATGAGCTGGACGCGTATCTGGTGCAGCTGATACGCATGCGCAAGATGCTGGTCGAGCGCGACAGCGACGGTCTGGAAAAAATTTACGCGAATGCCCAGCAGGCGCGGCACAATTGGACTGCCGCGATCGAAACTGCCGAACGGCAGAGCAAAGAGGGCGGCGACTGA
- a CDS encoding LapA family protein — translation MKIISRLIAAILFILFFFFALKNTQEITLHFFLGYERTDPLVLVLLVCFVGGAILGVLAMTPLVFRHRREASKQRKNLSVLQKEREAQLLAQTQPPQPDSVVPPQHLI, via the coding sequence ATGAAGATAATTTCAAGACTGATTGCGGCCATCCTGTTCATCCTTTTCTTTTTCTTCGCGCTGAAGAACACGCAGGAAATCACGCTGCATTTCTTCCTCGGCTATGAGCGCACCGATCCGCTGGTGCTGGTGCTGCTGGTGTGCTTCGTCGGGGGCGCCATTCTCGGCGTGCTGGCGATGACGCCGCTGGTGTTCCGCCATCGCCGCGAAGCCTCGAAGCAAAGGAAGAATCTTTCCGTGCTGCAGAAGGAGCGCGAAGCCCAGTTGCTGGCCCAGACTCAGCCGCCGCAGCCGGACAGCGTGGTTCCACCGCAGCACCTCATCTGA
- a CDS encoding integration host factor subunit beta translates to MTKSELIARLAERYPQLVAKDADYAVKTILDAMVDALATGQRIEIRGFGSFALNRRPPRIGRNPKSGDKVMVPEKRVPHFKPGKELRERVDAMVGQPIKED, encoded by the coding sequence ATGACCAAGTCTGAGCTGATCGCTCGCCTGGCTGAGCGTTATCCGCAACTTGTCGCCAAGGATGCGGATTACGCGGTCAAAACCATTCTCGATGCCATGGTTGATGCATTAGCAACCGGCCAGCGCATCGAGATCCGCGGTTTTGGCAGCTTTGCGTTAAATCGCAGGCCGCCTCGCATCGGTCGCAATCCCAAGTCGGGCGATAAAGTGATGGTGCCGGAAAAGCGCGTACCCCACTTCAAGCCCGGCAAGGAATTGCGGGAGCGTGTCGACGCCATGGTGGGGCAACCCATCAAGGAAGACTAA
- the lapB gene encoding lipopolysaccharide assembly protein LapB codes for MEFEFWWLLGIPVFFGLGWIAARVDINQLLSESRTLPRGYFKGLNFLLNEQPDKAIDAFIEIVKLDPETVDLHFALGNLFRRRGETERAIRVHQNLLARPDLPAEHKAHAQYELGQDYLKAGLLDRSEETFHLLNDTQYGAQAGRALLEIYQREKEWARAIKAAETLQAAGVGGRQKEIAQFYCELAEDELVHTHPDAAMALLEKALATDRKSVRATMLLGDVYLAKGDVEAALLAWRRVEHQSVPHAALVAQRLLDGYQAVGRMKEGLNLLRSYLAEASSIDLLEVVFKAVLELEGVEAANQLVSDELRRTPTLLGLDKFLEARMLNAPAEIRPELSVVKTLVHSYTQKLARYQCSHCGFKARQFYWHCPGCNHWETYPPRRTEELNVMN; via the coding sequence ATGGAATTTGAATTCTGGTGGTTGCTGGGCATCCCGGTCTTTTTCGGATTGGGATGGATCGCGGCCCGCGTCGACATCAATCAGTTGCTGTCCGAATCGCGCACGCTGCCGCGCGGCTATTTCAAGGGCTTGAATTTCCTGCTCAACGAGCAACCGGACAAGGCGATCGACGCTTTCATCGAAATCGTCAAACTTGATCCTGAAACGGTAGATCTGCATTTTGCCCTCGGCAACCTGTTCCGCCGGCGCGGCGAAACCGAACGCGCCATCCGGGTTCACCAGAACCTGCTGGCGCGCCCCGATTTGCCGGCCGAGCACAAGGCGCACGCCCAGTACGAACTCGGTCAGGATTATCTCAAGGCCGGTCTGCTGGATCGTTCCGAGGAAACCTTCCATCTGCTCAACGACACCCAATACGGCGCCCAGGCCGGGCGCGCGCTGCTGGAAATCTACCAGCGCGAAAAGGAATGGGCGCGCGCCATCAAGGCGGCGGAAACTTTGCAGGCAGCCGGCGTCGGCGGTCGGCAAAAGGAAATCGCGCAGTTCTATTGCGAACTGGCCGAAGATGAGCTGGTGCACACCCATCCTGACGCCGCCATGGCTTTGCTGGAAAAAGCGCTGGCAACCGATCGCAAGAGCGTGCGCGCGACCATGCTGCTGGGCGATGTCTATCTGGCCAAGGGCGACGTCGAAGCCGCTTTGCTGGCCTGGCGCCGCGTCGAGCATCAAAGCGTTCCGCATGCGGCGCTGGTAGCGCAGCGCCTGCTTGACGGCTATCAGGCGGTGGGACGCATGAAAGAAGGCCTGAATCTGCTGCGCTCCTATCTGGCTGAAGCGTCGTCGATCGACTTGCTGGAAGTGGTGTTCAAGGCGGTGCTGGAACTGGAAGGCGTGGAAGCCGCCAATCAGCTGGTCAGCGACGAGTTGCGCCGCACGCCGACCTTGCTGGGACTTGATAAATTCCTCGAGGCGCGCATGCTGAACGCGCCTGCGGAAATACGCCCGGAACTCTCGGTAGTGAAGACGCTGGTGCATAGCTATACACAAAAACTGGCACGTTACCAGTGCAGCCATTGCGGTTTCAAGGCGCGCCAATTCTATTGGCACTGCCCGGGCTGCAACCATTGGGAAACCTACCCGCCGCGTCGTACTGAAGAATTGAACGTGATGAACTAG
- a CDS encoding UDP-glucose dehydrogenase family protein: MKITIIGTGYVGLVTGACLAELGNDVFCLDVDQSKVDILNNGGIPIHEPGLEDVVARNRAAGRLKFSTDLAASVAHGDVQFIAVGTPPDEDGSADLQYVLAAARNIGKHMTGFKVIVDKSTVPVGTAGKVSAAIAQELQQRGNTGATFSVVSNPEFLKEGAAVEDFMRPDRIVIGHDSTAEGLQAYAAMKKLYAPFNRNHERTYWMDVRSAEFTKYAANAMLATRISFMNELANLADQVGADIEAVRHGIGSDPRIGHSFLYAGCGYGGSCFPKDVQALERTARAYGQELHILRAVEQVNNNQKHVLGKKVVARFGENLQGRHFAIWGLAFKPNTDDMREASSRVLLGELIARGATVAVFDPVAMKEAKRVLALDFNSDESILSRIRFSESPMDALQDADALAIVTEWKAFRSPDFEQLKSKLKAPVIFDGRNLFEPQVMADASIEYHGIGRSILTKS, encoded by the coding sequence ATGAAAATTACCATCATCGGCACCGGCTATGTCGGACTTGTCACCGGCGCTTGCCTGGCGGAACTGGGCAACGACGTATTCTGTCTTGATGTCGACCAGAGCAAGGTCGATATCCTCAATAACGGCGGCATTCCTATTCATGAGCCTGGCCTGGAAGACGTGGTGGCGCGCAATCGCGCCGCCGGACGCCTGAAGTTTTCCACCGACCTCGCCGCCAGCGTGGCGCATGGCGACGTGCAGTTCATCGCCGTCGGCACGCCGCCTGATGAAGACGGCTCGGCCGACTTGCAGTACGTGCTGGCCGCCGCACGCAACATCGGCAAGCACATGACCGGTTTCAAGGTGATCGTCGACAAGTCGACCGTGCCGGTCGGCACCGCCGGCAAGGTCAGCGCAGCGATTGCGCAGGAATTGCAGCAACGCGGCAACACCGGGGCGACGTTCTCGGTGGTGTCGAATCCTGAATTCCTCAAGGAGGGCGCTGCCGTCGAAGACTTCATGCGTCCCGACCGCATCGTCATTGGTCATGACAGCACGGCCGAAGGCCTGCAGGCATATGCCGCCATGAAGAAGTTGTACGCGCCGTTCAATCGCAATCACGAGCGCACTTACTGGATGGACGTACGTTCCGCCGAATTTACCAAGTATGCCGCCAACGCCATGTTGGCGACTCGCATCTCGTTCATGAACGAACTGGCCAATCTGGCGGATCAGGTCGGCGCCGACATCGAGGCGGTGCGTCACGGCATCGGTTCCGATCCGCGCATCGGTCACAGCTTCCTGTACGCAGGCTGCGGCTATGGCGGCTCCTGTTTCCCGAAAGACGTGCAGGCGCTGGAGCGCACCGCGCGCGCCTATGGCCAGGAATTGCATATCCTGCGCGCCGTCGAGCAGGTCAACAACAACCAGAAGCATGTGCTCGGCAAGAAAGTCGTGGCGCGCTTCGGCGAGAATCTGCAAGGCCGCCATTTTGCTATCTGGGGCCTGGCGTTCAAGCCCAATACCGACGACATGCGCGAAGCATCGTCGCGTGTGCTGCTGGGCGAGCTGATCGCGCGCGGCGCCACGGTGGCCGTGTTCGACCCGGTCGCCATGAAGGAAGCGAAGCGCGTATTGGCGCTGGACTTCAATAGCGACGAAAGTATTCTGAGCCGCATCCGCTTCAGCGAAAGCCCGATGGATGCGTTGCAAGACGCCGACGCGCTGGCCATCGTGACTGAGTGGAAGGCATTCCGCAGCCCGGATTTTGAGCAGCTCAAGAGCAAGCTCAAGGCGCCGGTGATTTTCGACGGCCGCAATCTGTTCGAGCCGCAAGTGATGGCGGATGCAAGTATCGAGTACCACGGCATCGGCCGTTCCATCCTGACCAAGAGTTGA
- the hisC gene encoding histidinol-phosphate transaminase, producing the protein MSTSLGPEYVRALAPYQAGKPIAEVAREFGLDESKIIKLASNENPLGMPESARLAMQQAVADIGRYPDANGFDLKAAISAKYGVPQDWITLGNGSNDILELAAHAFVQPKQSVVYAQYGFLVYALATQAVGARAIEVKAKDFGHDLQAMAAAIADDTRLVFIANPNNPTGTFLPAAELEAFLKAVPQHVVVVIDEAYNEYLSADLQYESTDWVRTFPNLIVSRTMSKAYGLAGLRVGFAIGQPGVTDLLNRIRQPFNVNSLAQAAAVAALTDKAFLQKSAEVNAQGYKQLIQAFDSLGLTYVPSYGNFVLVKVGDDDGAGARVNLALLRKGIIVRPVGNYGLPQWLRVTVGLPEENAAFIAALKTILG; encoded by the coding sequence ATGTCCACATCATTAGGTCCGGAATACGTGCGCGCGCTGGCGCCTTACCAGGCGGGCAAGCCCATTGCCGAGGTCGCCCGCGAATTCGGGCTTGATGAAAGCAAGATCATCAAGCTCGCATCCAACGAAAATCCGCTCGGCATGCCGGAATCGGCACGGCTGGCGATGCAGCAGGCGGTGGCCGACATCGGCCGTTATCCCGACGCCAACGGTTTCGACCTGAAGGCCGCGATCAGCGCCAAGTACGGCGTGCCGCAGGACTGGATCACGCTGGGCAACGGCAGCAACGACATTCTCGAACTGGCGGCGCACGCCTTCGTGCAGCCGAAGCAATCGGTGGTGTATGCGCAATACGGTTTCCTGGTCTACGCCCTGGCTACGCAAGCGGTCGGCGCGCGCGCCATCGAAGTCAAGGCCAAGGATTTCGGCCACGACCTGCAGGCCATGGCGGCGGCGATTGCCGACGACACGCGCCTGGTGTTCATCGCCAATCCGAACAATCCGACCGGGACTTTCCTGCCGGCGGCCGAGCTGGAGGCATTCCTCAAGGCGGTGCCGCAGCACGTGGTGGTGGTCATCGACGAGGCTTACAACGAATACCTGTCGGCCGATCTGCAATACGAATCGACCGACTGGGTGCGCACTTTCCCGAATCTGATCGTCTCGCGCACCATGTCCAAGGCCTACGGCCTGGCCGGTCTGCGTGTCGGTTTCGCGATCGGACAACCGGGTGTGACCGATCTGCTCAATCGCATTCGCCAGCCATTCAACGTCAATTCTCTGGCCCAGGCTGCAGCAGTTGCCGCACTTACCGACAAGGCTTTCCTGCAAAAGAGCGCCGAGGTCAATGCTCAGGGCTACAAGCAATTGATCCAGGCGTTCGACTCGCTCGGCCTTACCTACGTGCCGTCCTACGGCAACTTCGTGCTGGTCAAGGTCGGCGACGATGACGGCGCTGGCGCGCGCGTCAATCTCGCGCTGCTCAGGAAGGGCATCATCGTACGTCCGGTCGGCAACTACGGCTTGCCGCAATGGTTGCGTGTCACGGTCGGTTTGCCGGAAGAAAACGCTGCGTTCATCGCCGCGCTGAAAACCATCCTGGGCTGA
- the aroA gene encoding 3-phosphoshikimate 1-carboxyvinyltransferase, with translation MKPASYPRHIDLNPVAHVQGTVKLPGSKSISNRILLLAALSRGTTKIMDLLASDDTLVMLMALQQLGVKWEQVDGTQDYIVHGVDGVLPVHQADLFMGNAGTAIRPLTAALAVIGGDYTLHGVPRMHERPIGDLVDALNDVGMRIEYTGNPGYPPLHIRRGMLNAHRMKVRGNVSSQFLTALLMAAPLMARDEPMTIEVIGELISKPYIEITLNLMRRFGVDVQRDGWQSFTVAAGQHYQSPGAIHVEGDASSASYFLAAGAIAGGPIRVEGVGRDSIQGDVRFVEALRQMGVTITMGDNWIEASSNGVLKAIDTDFNHIPDAAMTIAVAALYAEGTSVLRNIASWRVKETDRLAAMATELRKLGATVEEGADYLSVTPPQQLTPATIDTYDDHRMAMCFSLASLDGTARRGTQVRINDPKCVAKTFPDYFRVFQHIAEQTLI, from the coding sequence ATGAAGCCAGCTTCCTATCCACGTCATATCGACCTCAATCCGGTGGCGCATGTCCAGGGCACGGTCAAACTGCCCGGCTCCAAAAGCATCTCCAACCGCATCCTGCTGCTGGCGGCCTTGTCGCGCGGCACCACCAAGATCATGGACTTGCTGGCCTCCGACGATACGCTGGTGATGCTGATGGCCTTGCAGCAACTCGGCGTCAAATGGGAGCAGGTCGACGGCACCCAGGATTACATCGTGCACGGCGTCGATGGCGTGCTGCCGGTGCACCAGGCCGATCTCTTCATGGGCAACGCCGGTACTGCCATCCGTCCGCTGACGGCGGCGCTGGCCGTGATCGGCGGCGATTACACGCTGCATGGCGTGCCGCGCATGCATGAGCGGCCGATCGGCGATCTGGTCGACGCGCTCAATGACGTCGGCATGCGCATCGAGTACACCGGCAATCCCGGCTATCCGCCACTGCATATCCGTCGCGGCATGCTCAATGCGCACCGCATGAAAGTGCGCGGCAATGTCTCCAGCCAGTTCCTGACGGCCTTGCTGATGGCGGCGCCGCTGATGGCCAGGGACGAGCCGATGACCATCGAGGTGATCGGCGAGTTGATCTCCAAGCCGTACATCGAGATCACACTGAACCTGATGCGCCGCTTCGGCGTGGATGTCCAGCGTGACGGCTGGCAGTCCTTCACGGTGGCAGCCGGCCAGCACTATCAAAGTCCCGGCGCCATTCATGTCGAAGGCGATGCCTCCTCCGCCTCGTATTTCCTGGCGGCAGGCGCCATTGCCGGCGGTCCGATCCGCGTGGAAGGCGTCGGCCGCGACAGCATCCAGGGCGATGTGCGCTTCGTCGAAGCCCTGCGCCAGATGGGTGTGACCATTACCATGGGCGATAACTGGATCGAAGCGTCGTCGAACGGCGTGCTGAAGGCCATCGACACCGATTTCAACCATATTCCCGACGCCGCCATGACGATCGCGGTTGCCGCGTTGTACGCCGAAGGCACCAGCGTGCTGCGCAACATCGCCAGCTGGCGCGTCAAGGAGACCGACCGCCTGGCGGCGATGGCGACCGAACTGCGTAAGCTCGGCGCGACCGTGGAAGAGGGGGCGGATTACCTGAGCGTGACGCCGCCGCAACAACTGACGCCGGCCACCATCGACACCTATGACGACCACCGCATGGCGATGTGTTTCTCGCTGGCATCGCTGGACGGCACTGCGCGCCGCGGTACGCAGGTGCGCATCAATGATCCGAAGTGCGTGGCGAAGACTTTCCCCGACTATTTCCGGGTGTTTCAGCATATTGCCGAACAGACACTGATTTGA